In the Pseudoliparis swirei isolate HS2019 ecotype Mariana Trench chromosome 21, NWPU_hadal_v1, whole genome shotgun sequence genome, one interval contains:
- the dok1b gene encoding docking protein 1b — protein MRFYGWGAEVREEGSCHRRYRGNKPLKSESSSSHISSSERKGGPGVFEGMDTHVKEGQLYVQHQKFGKKWKKNWFVLYPASQNGIARLEFFDSPSGGVGGAGGGSGGGSSEKTRKLDKKIIRLSECISILPALTESCPKDNMAAFCVETNDKTHVFAAEKNAAKDWMDTMCDITFQGGGGSSSTAADSDGGALDLQMAENLIYCSREEVNEFWLSVQRTEASERCGLTGSYWLKAENDTLTLKEPKTKRNVLVWPYKLLRRYGRDRVMFSFEAGRRCDSGPGNFTFETKQGNEIFSLVDQAIQSQKVLAEERHLSCPTNSDPECPASLQHIRNTVPGGVPAGGGDSSSSSCSSREADGDSGGSKPGSADGVLGKREGTAGGIKGRSLPEPPAMLGGLGAGPAKSPRGQTAAKALASAEEHASLYSEPADSVRLPPLGFDRLYSDPVDSIKGQSQTGNPSPAPVPTPRLRPLGDESPAGGVQTDHHLVGGDHRKPPDLYSHLYDRIGLELIHKASALSLNGAGGGGRGADGNRRPPGGEAEGSPPPPATRQEHIYDEPEGRAKGGVSSSSGMSIYDEARLEPYGGGRRQDRTAPRWPKAFAGLKPGRVAFGRKELPPPPPPGKHGGPGTSSVNNNNNNNIWGGGDAGRELYSKVSKLKPPSAHVWNNQQQQAAALRSPDIIYDNLGDA, from the exons AAATGGAAGAAGAACTGGTTCGTCCTCTACCCCGCCAGTCAGAACGGCATCGCCCGCCTCGAGTTCTTCGACTCGCCCTCGGGCGGAGTGGGCGGGGCCGGCGGAGGCTCCGGAGGCGGGTCCAGTGAGAAAACCAGGAAGCTCGACAAGAAGATCATCCGCTTGTCTGAGTGCATCTCCATCCTGCCGGCTCTGACGGAGAGCTGTCCCAAAGACAACATGGCGGCGTTCTGCGTGGAGACCAACGACAAGACCCACGTGTTCGCCGCGGAGAAGAACGCCGCCAAAGACTGGATGGACACCATGTGCGACATCACATTTCAG GGTggaggcggcagcagcagcaccgccgCAGACTCCGATGGAGGAGCCCTGGACCTGCAGATGGCTGAAAACCTCATCTACTGctccagagaggagg TGAACGAGTTCTGGCTGAGCGTTCAGCGCACCGAGGCGTCGGAGCGCTGCGGTCTGACGGGCAGCTACTGGCTGAAAGCTGAAAACGACACTTTGACCTTGAAGGAGCCAAAGACCAAGAGGAACGTTCTGGTGTGGCCCTACAAGCTGCTGAGGAGATATGGGCGAGACCGG GTGATGTTTTCCTTCGAGGCCGGCCGCCGCTGCGACTCGGGCCCCGGGAACTTCACCTTCGAGACCAAGCAGGGCAACGAGATCTTCTCACTGGTGGACCAGGCCATCCAGTCGCAGAAGGTGCTGGCCGAGGAGCGCCACCTCAGCTGCCCGACTAACTCGGACCCGGAATGCCCCGCGTCGCTGCAGCACATCCGCAACACCGTTCCCGGCGGCGTGCCGGCGGGAGGcggagacagcagcagcagcagctgcagcagccggGAGGCCGACGGAGACTCGGGCGGCAGCAAACCGGGCTCTGCTGACGGTGTGCTCGGGAAGAGGGAGg GCACTGCAGGAGGAATCAAGGGGAGGAGTTTACCAGAACCACCAGCCATGTTGGGGGgtctgggggcggggcctgcgAAGTCTCCCAGGGGACAGACGGCCGCCAAAGCTCTCGCCTCGGCGGAGGAACACGCGAGTCTTTATTCCGAGCCGGCGGATTCAGTCCGTCTGCCGCCGCTCGGCTTCGACCGCCTGTACTCGGACCCGGTGGACAGCATCAAGGGTCAAAGCCAAACCGGCAACCCCTCCCCCGCTCCGGTGCCCACCCCGCGCCTCCGGCCGCTAGGAGACGAGTCTCCGGCGGGCGGCGTCCAGACGGATCATCACCTCGTCGGCGGCGACCACAGGAAGCCGCCGGACCTGTACTCGCACCTGTACGACCGGATCGGCCTGGAGCTGATCCACAAGGCGAGCGCGCTGAGCCTGAacggggccggggggggggggcgaggcgCCGACGGCAATCGGCGACCGCCGGGCGGTGAAGCGGAAGGGTCTCCGCCGCCCCCCGCCACGCGCCAGGAGCACATCTACGACGAACCCGAGGGTCGCGCCAAAGGAGGCGTGTCCTCTAGTTCGGGGATGAGTATCTACGACGAGGCGCGCTTGGAGCCGTACGGCGGCGGGAGGAGACAGGACCGTACGGCTCCGAGGTGGCCCAAAGCGTTCGCCGGCCTCAAACCGGGGAGGGTCGCTTTTGGCCGTAAagagctgccgccgccgccgccccccggAAAGCACGGAGGCCCCGGCACTAGcagcgtcaacaacaacaacaacaacaatatttggGGGGGAGGAGACGCGGGGAGGGAGCTGTACAGCAAAGTGTCCAAGCTGAAACCTCCATCTGCTCATGTGTGGAacaaccagcagcagcaggcggcgGCGCTGAGGTCACCTGACATCATCTATGACAACTTGGGAGACGCTTAA